Proteins encoded in a region of the Streptomyces sp. NBC_00513 genome:
- a CDS encoding PH domain-containing protein, producing the protein MGLFGNAHTVDPVSAQRDYQRLLGHGEQVHAAYLLIRDTILFTDRRLVLVDKQGITGKKVEYHSIPYRSITHFSVETAGHFDLDAELKIWISGSPTPAVEKTFTKGVDIYEVQAILTQFVAR; encoded by the coding sequence ATGGGTCTGTTCGGGAACGCGCACACGGTCGATCCGGTGTCGGCGCAGCGGGACTACCAGCGGCTGCTGGGGCACGGGGAGCAGGTGCACGCGGCGTATCTCCTGATCCGCGACACCATCCTGTTCACCGACCGGCGGCTGGTGCTCGTCGACAAGCAGGGCATCACCGGCAAGAAGGTGGAGTACCACTCCATCCCCTACCGCAGCATCACGCACTTCTCGGTGGAGACCGCCGGTCACTTCGATCTCGATGCCGAGCTGAAGATCTGGATATCGGGCAGTCCGACGCCCGCGGTGGAGAAGACCTTCACCAAGGGCGTCGACATCTACGAGGTCCAGGCGATCCTCACGCAGTTCGTCGCCCGATAG
- a CDS encoding SMP-30/gluconolactonase/LRE family protein, with protein MRLERLYDDCRWAEGPLYLPAWRQLVWSDIPNDRMLRWDEVTGTVSVFRSPAGHSNGNTLDREGRLITCEQGNRRVTRTEPDGSLTVLADHWDGKRLNSPNDAVVRSDGSVWFSDPDFGITNDYEGHRAPSEIGACNLYRADPATGEVRLVADGFLGPNGLVFSPDESELYAADTRAGHIRAFKVTDDGTLTHDRVFAVCPSVDNIRFDDQGRLWAAAMADGVRCHAPDGTLIGRLRVPEPVSNITFGGPKNNRLFITATTSLYSLVMSVTGLPRVAR; from the coding sequence ATGCGCCTGGAGCGCCTGTACGACGACTGCCGTTGGGCGGAAGGACCGCTCTACCTCCCCGCCTGGCGGCAACTCGTGTGGAGCGACATCCCCAACGACCGCATGCTGCGCTGGGACGAGGTGACCGGCACCGTCTCCGTCTTCCGCTCCCCGGCCGGCCACTCGAACGGCAACACCCTCGACCGCGAGGGCCGCCTGATCACGTGCGAGCAGGGCAACCGACGCGTCACCCGCACCGAACCGGACGGCAGCCTCACGGTCCTGGCGGACCACTGGGACGGCAAGCGGCTCAACAGCCCGAACGACGCGGTGGTGCGCTCGGACGGCTCCGTCTGGTTCTCCGACCCGGACTTCGGCATCACCAACGACTACGAGGGCCACCGCGCCCCGAGCGAGATCGGCGCCTGCAACCTCTACCGCGCCGACCCCGCGACGGGCGAGGTCCGGCTGGTCGCGGACGGCTTCCTGGGCCCGAACGGCCTCGTCTTCTCCCCGGACGAGAGCGAGCTGTACGCCGCCGACACCCGCGCGGGCCACATCCGCGCCTTCAAGGTCACCGACGACGGGACCCTGACGCACGACCGGGTGTTCGCCGTCTGCCCCTCCGTGGACAACATCCGCTTCGACGACCAGGGCCGGCTGTGGGCGGCGGCCATGGCGGACGGCGTGCGCTGCCACGCGCCGGACGGCACCCTGATCGGCCGGCTCCGCGTACCGGAGCCGGTCTCGAACATCACCTTCGGCGGTCCGAAGAACAACCGCCTCTTCATCACCGCCACCACCTCGCTGTACTCCCTGGTGATGTCGGTGACCGGCCTCCCCCGCGTGGCCCGCTGA
- a CDS encoding PAS domain-containing protein, with product MSSRPSRGAARLAAILDALPDALLLVNANGTVVNANSIALEIMESPGTGLVGRGVLDLLPEFDSKLIPGSMRRPGDDEGGRARPKRMTARRTDGSEFPVEVTSAHLDGRDAYREPAPSYTGDELLMLVVRDLSETVDTEAELARSQRQTEMILRAAAEGVVGTDTDGRVVLVNPAAAQILGYRATDLGNRELHGLIQHSRADGSPFPFEESPLADTLRSGRKHRVRGQVLWNKSGQPVSVDLTTSPVRDGELLVGAVMTFTDRRPYDALAARNAQLMALLDDSLRGPLAELRRELATLAADDAGQLWPEANQLLHHLAAGYSRMTTLVDNVLGFQRLDAGSDKLDKKKVLINTVVAAGVDGAVELIGPGRAQFAVHAPTIEAEVDGERVAAALAHLIADVAGVDATGKTAQGSGYADSTIVVAAAQRGDVVRIEVRGPYEGGNPVHEPIVRGIVAAHGGVLQTVEVPGAPGGAYVLEFPLGAGAGTVTLPEPAKEPEDEAPEGKPGREGKGESGGRRARRSGVDAFLDDEAEEPKAPEGRGPQPGQGGGGSALALPSGRRRADGSPADSGPVGSGLAQSPVNPAGLGTGRRRGRDGDGSGNGAAAGAARGPQNGVNGGQGGSGRPVPPQGTAMPALPPVPPVPVTEHPAGRRRALGPAGPPAQPGGPVPATGLVPPVPQRPIAPEGGFALPAGPTPAASPVPGPAPAAPQAPAMAGSAPAPAEADSEAPGGRRGRRVLGAPASEPETPDAAPEAGAREAADPAHPTGRRRALPATPAWPVPAARTAVEDDEAAPAAVPGARQPQDAPAEAAQPISVRALGTLGQGISVDASGSGRRRRLAEPAAQGRAFAIGAPEAGSAEGPEPLDGPGGAVEVVNRPVPRPVDDELPPEPLDNPRRLLVWPAPDAQTQRALSDRGYRPVIVNSREEVDAQIAAFPAALFVDPLTGPITRTALQSLRQAAVAAEVPVLVTAGLGHATREAAYGADPAVLLKALAPRDSEQHPSRVLLIEEHEEIAIALSAALERRGMQVARAGADTDAVELATRMRPNLVVMDLMQVRRRRAGIVDWLRANGQLNRTPLVVYTTAGIDPAELPRLASGESVLFLAERSTTADVQGRIVDLLAKIGTN from the coding sequence GTGAGCAGCAGGCCATCCCGAGGCGCTGCTCGCCTCGCAGCAATACTCGACGCTCTTCCCGACGCGCTGTTGCTCGTCAACGCCAACGGCACGGTCGTCAACGCGAATTCGATCGCACTCGAGATCATGGAGAGTCCCGGAACGGGGCTCGTCGGGCGCGGTGTGCTGGACCTGCTGCCCGAGTTCGACTCCAAGTTGATCCCCGGCTCCATGCGCCGACCCGGCGACGACGAGGGCGGGCGGGCCAGGCCGAAGCGGATGACCGCGCGGCGCACCGACGGATCCGAGTTCCCCGTCGAGGTCACCAGCGCCCACCTCGACGGCCGTGACGCCTACCGCGAGCCCGCCCCGTCCTACACCGGTGACGAGCTGCTCATGCTCGTCGTACGGGATCTCTCCGAGACGGTGGACACCGAGGCCGAGCTGGCGCGTTCCCAGCGGCAGACCGAGATGATCCTGCGGGCCGCCGCCGAGGGCGTGGTGGGTACCGACACCGACGGGCGGGTCGTACTGGTCAATCCGGCCGCGGCGCAGATCCTCGGGTACCGCGCCACCGACCTCGGCAACCGCGAGCTGCACGGGCTGATCCAGCACTCCCGCGCCGACGGCTCGCCGTTCCCGTTCGAGGAATCCCCCCTCGCCGACACCCTGCGCAGCGGACGCAAGCACCGGGTCCGCGGGCAGGTCCTGTGGAACAAGTCGGGGCAGCCCGTCTCCGTCGACCTCACCACCTCGCCCGTACGGGACGGGGAACTGCTCGTCGGCGCCGTCATGACGTTCACGGACCGGCGGCCGTACGACGCCCTCGCGGCCCGCAACGCCCAGTTGATGGCACTGCTCGACGACTCGCTGCGTGGTCCGCTGGCCGAACTGCGCCGGGAACTGGCGACGCTGGCGGCCGACGACGCCGGTCAGCTGTGGCCCGAGGCCAACCAGCTGCTGCACCACCTGGCCGCCGGGTACTCGCGGATGACCACGCTCGTGGACAACGTGCTCGGCTTCCAACGACTGGACGCGGGCAGCGACAAGCTCGACAAGAAGAAGGTCCTGATCAACACGGTCGTCGCGGCCGGCGTCGACGGCGCGGTCGAGCTGATCGGGCCGGGCCGGGCGCAGTTCGCCGTGCACGCGCCGACCATCGAGGCCGAGGTGGACGGGGAGCGCGTCGCGGCCGCCCTCGCGCATCTGATCGCGGACGTGGCCGGGGTCGACGCCACCGGCAAGACCGCGCAGGGCAGCGGGTACGCCGACTCCACGATCGTCGTGGCCGCCGCGCAGCGCGGCGACGTCGTACGGATCGAGGTGCGCGGGCCCTACGAAGGGGGCAACCCGGTGCACGAGCCGATCGTGCGGGGCATCGTGGCCGCGCACGGCGGTGTGTTGCAGACGGTCGAGGTCCCGGGTGCGCCGGGCGGTGCGTACGTCCTGGAGTTCCCGCTGGGTGCGGGAGCCGGCACGGTGACCCTGCCCGAACCGGCCAAGGAGCCCGAAGACGAGGCCCCCGAGGGCAAGCCGGGCCGCGAAGGCAAGGGCGAGTCCGGCGGCCGGCGCGCACGGCGCAGCGGGGTGGACGCGTTCCTGGACGACGAGGCCGAGGAGCCGAAGGCCCCCGAGGGCCGTGGCCCCCAGCCCGGCCAGGGTGGTGGCGGGAGTGCGCTGGCGCTGCCGTCCGGACGGCGACGGGCCGACGGCAGCCCCGCCGACTCCGGTCCGGTGGGATCCGGGCTGGCGCAGTCCCCGGTGAACCCGGCGGGCCTGGGCACCGGACGCCGCCGGGGTCGTGACGGCGACGGCAGCGGGAACGGCGCCGCGGCCGGCGCCGCCCGGGGTCCCCAGAACGGTGTGAACGGCGGGCAGGGCGGCTCCGGTCGGCCGGTGCCCCCGCAGGGCACCGCGATGCCCGCGTTGCCGCCCGTACCGCCGGTCCCGGTGACCGAGCACCCCGCCGGACGACGGCGCGCGCTGGGGCCCGCGGGTCCGCCCGCGCAGCCCGGCGGGCCCGTGCCGGCGACCGGCCTCGTGCCGCCCGTCCCGCAGCGCCCCATCGCCCCCGAGGGCGGCTTCGCGCTTCCCGCCGGACCGACCCCGGCGGCGAGCCCGGTTCCGGGGCCCGCCCCGGCCGCCCCGCAGGCGCCCGCGATGGCCGGTTCCGCGCCCGCTCCCGCCGAGGCCGACTCCGAAGCTCCGGGCGGACGCCGCGGCAGGCGGGTGCTCGGCGCACCGGCCTCGGAGCCCGAGACCCCCGACGCCGCGCCCGAGGCCGGTGCGCGGGAAGCCGCCGACCCGGCCCACCCCACCGGTCGGCGCCGCGCCCTGCCCGCCACCCCGGCATGGCCGGTACCCGCCGCCCGGACCGCCGTCGAGGACGACGAGGCCGCGCCGGCCGCCGTCCCCGGCGCCCGGCAGCCGCAGGACGCCCCGGCGGAGGCCGCGCAGCCGATCAGCGTGCGCGCCCTCGGCACCCTGGGCCAGGGCATCTCCGTCGACGCGAGCGGCTCCGGTCGCAGGCGTCGACTCGCCGAACCCGCCGCTCAGGGACGTGCCTTCGCGATAGGAGCACCCGAGGCGGGCTCCGCCGAGGGCCCCGAGCCGCTGGACGGCCCCGGTGGCGCCGTCGAGGTGGTCAACCGGCCCGTGCCCCGCCCCGTGGACGACGAACTGCCGCCGGAGCCGCTGGACAACCCGCGCCGGCTGCTCGTGTGGCCCGCGCCCGACGCGCAGACGCAGCGGGCCCTGAGCGACCGCGGCTACCGCCCGGTGATCGTGAACTCCCGCGAGGAGGTGGACGCGCAGATCGCCGCCTTCCCCGCGGCGCTGTTCGTCGACCCGCTGACCGGGCCGATCACCCGGACCGCCCTGCAATCGCTGCGTCAGGCCGCGGTGGCCGCCGAGGTCCCGGTCCTGGTCACGGCCGGGCTGGGACACGCCACGCGCGAGGCCGCGTACGGCGCCGATCCGGCCGTCCTGCTCAAGGCACTCGCGCCCCGCGACAGCGAGCAGCACCCGTCCCGGGTCCTGCTGATCGAGGAGCACGAGGAGATCGCCATCGCCCTGAGCGCCGCCCTGGAGCGGCGCGGGATGCAGGTGGCACGGGCGGGCGCCGACACCGACGCCGTGGAGCTGGCGACCCGGATGCGCCCGAACCTGGTGGTCATGGACCTGATGCAGGTCCGGCGGCGCCGGGCCGGGATCGTGGACTGGTTGCGTGCCAACGGACAGTTGAACCGGACCCCGCTGGTCGTCTACACGACCGCCGGGATCGACCCGGCCGAACTGCCGCGGCTGGCCTCGGGCGAGAGCGTCCTGTTCCTCGCCGAACGATCCACGACCGCGGACGTGCAGGGCCGCATCGTGGACCTGCTGGCAAAGATCGGCACCAACTAG
- a CDS encoding response regulator transcription factor, translating to MTATTTSHASTSTGNHTALVRPDGGPCRVLVVDDEAALSELLSMALRYEGCEVRSAGDGAGAVRAAREFRPDVVLLDIMLPDMDGLAVLGRLRRELPQVPVLFLTAKDSVEDRIAGLTAGGDDYVTKPFSLEEVVARLRGLVRRSGAAQAARGGSVLVVGDLRLDEDSHEVTRDGREVHLTATEFELLRYLMRNPRRVLSKAQILDRVWSYDFGGQANVVELYISYLRRKLESGPGWPPMIHTRRGAGYLIKPAE from the coding sequence ATGACTGCGACGACCACCTCACACGCGTCCACGTCCACCGGCAATCACACGGCCCTCGTCCGGCCCGACGGCGGCCCCTGCCGGGTGCTCGTGGTCGACGACGAGGCCGCGCTCTCCGAGCTGCTGTCCATGGCCCTGCGCTACGAGGGCTGCGAGGTCCGCAGCGCCGGGGACGGCGCCGGCGCGGTCCGCGCGGCCCGGGAGTTCCGCCCCGACGTGGTGCTGCTCGACATCATGCTCCCGGACATGGACGGCCTGGCCGTGCTCGGCCGGCTGCGCAGGGAGCTTCCCCAGGTCCCGGTGCTGTTCCTCACCGCCAAGGACTCCGTCGAGGACCGGATCGCGGGTCTGACGGCGGGCGGCGACGACTACGTCACCAAGCCGTTCAGCCTGGAGGAGGTCGTGGCCCGGCTGCGCGGCCTGGTCCGCCGCTCCGGCGCGGCGCAGGCCGCGCGCGGGGGATCCGTCCTGGTCGTGGGCGACCTGCGGCTCGACGAGGACAGCCACGAGGTCACCCGGGACGGCCGGGAGGTCCATCTGACCGCCACCGAGTTCGAGCTGCTGCGCTACCTGATGCGCAACCCGCGCCGCGTGCTCAGCAAGGCGCAGATCCTGGACCGGGTGTGGTCCTACGACTTCGGCGGCCAGGCCAACGTCGTCGAGCTGTACATCTCCTACCTGCGACGGAAGCTGGAGAGCGGCCCCGGATGGCCCCCGATGATCCACACCCGCCGCGGCGCCGGCTACCTGATCAAGCCGGCCGAGTAG
- a CDS encoding Lrp/AsnC family transcriptional regulator — protein MDDIDRALVLRLQQDAGQSYAALGAAVGLSAGATHERVRKLRERGVIRRTTVDVDPAAVGSGVLAYVMVDSNAWMGDSAEAFAAIPEIQEAHVIAGSASVLVKVRSATTVQLQDVLRRLYAIDGVSGTQATVVLDTFFERPLPL, from the coding sequence GTGGACGACATCGACCGGGCGCTCGTCCTGCGCCTCCAGCAGGACGCGGGCCAGTCCTACGCGGCCCTCGGCGCGGCAGTCGGCCTCTCGGCCGGCGCCACGCACGAGCGCGTACGGAAACTGCGCGAGCGCGGAGTGATCCGGCGGACCACGGTCGACGTGGACCCGGCCGCCGTGGGCAGCGGGGTGCTGGCCTACGTGATGGTCGACTCCAACGCCTGGATGGGGGACTCGGCGGAGGCCTTCGCGGCCATCCCGGAGATCCAGGAGGCGCACGTCATCGCCGGCAGCGCGTCGGTGCTGGTCAAGGTCCGCTCCGCCACCACGGTGCAGCTGCAGGACGTACTGCGCCGCCTCTACGCCATCGACGGCGTCAGCGGAACGCAGGCCACCGTCGTCCTGGACACCTTCTTCGAACGGCCGCTCCCGCTGTGA
- a CDS encoding sensor histidine kinase gives MALIAVVGAAIGTVTTLALRENLVDKLDDQLRVSLDMALRGPGAGKAARENSLGFVLAPGSPLGAAGIRLDSDGKVIGSARSAAVGGPDLDHRQPLTDGQTAALERAAHASAPGGGDPTDVELPQLGGYRVLTSPDGSLVLGFPLSDVDSTVHTLVAVEVFVTLAGLIAASLAGQALVGVALRPLHRVAATATRVSELPLHSGEPALHERVPDAEADPRTEVGQVGAALNRMLGHVSSALTARQQSEMRVRQFVADASHELRTPLASIRGYAELTRRGHEQPGPDTRHALGRIESEATRMTGLVEDLLLLARLDAGRPLPTGDADTDLAPLVVDAVSDARAAGPAHHWRLNLPDEPAPIRADPARIQQVLVNLLANARTHTPPGTTVTAHVSRETSAVRLLIEDDGPGIPSELLPHVFERFARGDASRSRSAGSTGLGLAIVQAVVSAHGGQVDVRSRPGRTSFEVRLPLATATDSQTGHRLTTHR, from the coding sequence GTGGCACTCATCGCCGTCGTCGGCGCGGCCATCGGCACCGTCACCACGCTCGCACTGCGCGAGAACCTGGTCGACAAGCTCGACGACCAGCTGCGGGTCTCCCTCGACATGGCGCTCCGCGGACCCGGCGCGGGCAAGGCCGCCCGCGAGAACAGCCTGGGATTCGTCCTGGCCCCCGGCAGCCCCCTCGGCGCCGCCGGGATCCGGCTCGACTCCGACGGGAAGGTCATCGGCTCCGCCCGCAGCGCGGCCGTGGGCGGCCCCGACCTCGACCACCGCCAGCCGCTGACCGACGGCCAGACGGCCGCGCTGGAGCGGGCCGCCCACGCGTCCGCCCCGGGCGGGGGCGACCCGACCGACGTGGAGCTGCCGCAGCTCGGCGGCTACCGGGTGCTGACCTCCCCCGACGGCAGCCTCGTACTCGGCTTCCCGCTCAGCGACGTGGATTCCACGGTCCACACCCTCGTCGCGGTGGAGGTCTTCGTCACCCTGGCCGGGCTGATCGCCGCCTCCCTCGCGGGCCAGGCGCTCGTCGGTGTCGCCCTGCGCCCCCTGCACCGGGTCGCCGCCACCGCCACCCGGGTCTCCGAACTCCCCCTGCACAGCGGCGAACCCGCCCTGCACGAACGCGTTCCCGACGCGGAGGCCGACCCCCGCACCGAGGTGGGGCAGGTAGGCGCGGCCCTCAACCGGATGCTGGGCCATGTCTCCTCGGCCCTCACCGCCCGGCAGCAGAGCGAGATGCGGGTCCGCCAGTTCGTCGCCGACGCCAGCCACGAGTTGCGTACCCCGCTGGCCTCCATCCGCGGCTACGCCGAACTCACCCGGCGCGGCCACGAGCAGCCCGGCCCCGACACCCGGCACGCGCTGGGCCGAATCGAGTCCGAGGCCACCCGGATGACCGGACTCGTCGAAGACCTGCTGCTCCTGGCCCGGTTGGACGCCGGTCGCCCCCTGCCCACCGGAGACGCCGACACCGATCTGGCCCCGCTCGTCGTGGACGCCGTCAGCGACGCCCGGGCCGCCGGCCCCGCGCACCACTGGCGGTTGAACCTCCCCGACGAGCCCGCGCCGATCCGTGCCGACCCGGCCCGGATCCAGCAGGTCCTGGTCAACCTCCTCGCCAACGCCCGCACCCACACCCCGCCCGGCACCACCGTCACCGCGCATGTTTCACGTGAAACATCCGCCGTCCGGCTGCTGATCGAGGACGACGGGCCCGGCATCCCCTCCGAACTCCTCCCCCACGTCTTCGAGCGGTTCGCCCGCGGCGATGCCTCCCGCTCCAGGTCGGCGGGCTCCACCGGTCTCGGACTCGCCATCGTCCAGGCCGTGGTCTCGGCCCACGGGGGACAGGTCGACGTACGCAGCCGACCGGGTCGGACCAGCTTCGAGGTGCGCCTGCCGCTCGCGACCGCCACGGACTCACAGACGGGGCACAGGCTCACCACACACCGGTGA
- a CDS encoding SSI family serine proteinase inhibitor, producing MLRLAAFAVTSVLAAAAAGPLPPLPLNLLSPSAPAPDRLTVSVSNTGNPLADGDYSLECDPAGGNHPRAHDACARLDTFAKNGENPFAPVSKRQFCTMVDGGPATARITGTWDGRRVDATFQRTNGCDIARWNNMEPVLPSGRA from the coding sequence ATGCTGCGTCTCGCCGCCTTCGCCGTCACCTCCGTCCTGGCCGCAGCGGCCGCCGGACCGCTGCCACCGCTGCCCCTGAACCTGCTGTCGCCGTCGGCGCCGGCTCCCGACCGGCTGACCGTCTCCGTGTCCAACACCGGCAACCCGCTCGCCGACGGCGACTACTCCCTGGAGTGCGACCCGGCCGGAGGCAACCACCCCCGGGCCCACGACGCCTGCGCCCGGCTCGACACCTTCGCGAAGAACGGCGAGAACCCCTTCGCCCCCGTCTCGAAGCGGCAGTTCTGCACCATGGTCGACGGCGGGCCCGCCACCGCCCGGATCACGGGAACGTGGGACGGCAGGAGGGTGGACGCGACGTTCCAGCGGACGAACGGATGCGACATCGCCCGGTGGAACAACATGGAACCTGTGCTTCCGAGTGGGCGTGCCTGA
- a CDS encoding DUF2797 domain-containing protein encodes MTWWCTGIRWQDGGPSIGWYESQRGERGSVLGYGHRLAFAARGERHCLGVWRAGRRTPCPTGRPVPGRAGNSQCPECARLDRSFSVAADTNVADPRTYRVYLAWFGPGLLKVGITAEERGPARLLEQGAVTWAWLGRGPLMATRRTEELLRAALGVPDRIAYARKRAVRAHLPPRAERAGEVAELHARAAALPGWPESLDRLGCEVVDHAVPFGLDTLPESARVVTEMVPDGTVTGTLVGAAGPDLHFADGLVVDTRLLAGWELVAPLEDGGAEVPTTVIAPPSPEIGQEGLF; translated from the coding sequence GTGACCTGGTGGTGCACCGGCATCCGCTGGCAGGACGGCGGTCCGTCCATCGGCTGGTACGAGTCGCAGCGCGGGGAGCGCGGCAGCGTGCTCGGGTACGGGCACCGGCTGGCCTTCGCCGCCCGGGGCGAGCGGCACTGCCTGGGCGTGTGGCGGGCCGGCAGGCGGACCCCGTGCCCCACCGGCCGGCCGGTGCCGGGCCGGGCGGGGAACTCCCAGTGCCCCGAGTGCGCCCGGCTGGACCGGTCCTTCTCGGTGGCCGCCGACACCAACGTCGCCGATCCGCGCACGTACCGGGTGTACCTGGCGTGGTTCGGGCCCGGCCTGCTCAAGGTCGGCATCACCGCCGAGGAACGCGGTCCGGCCCGGCTGCTGGAGCAGGGGGCGGTGACCTGGGCCTGGCTCGGGCGCGGGCCGCTGATGGCGACCCGGCGCACCGAGGAACTGCTGCGGGCCGCCCTCGGGGTGCCCGATCGGATCGCGTACGCCCGCAAGCGCGCCGTACGGGCCCACCTGCCGCCGCGCGCGGAGCGGGCCGGGGAGGTGGCCGAGCTGCACGCCCGCGCCGCGGCCCTGCCGGGATGGCCGGAGTCGCTGGACCGGCTGGGGTGCGAAGTCGTCGATCACGCCGTCCCGTTCGGCCTCGACACGCTGCCCGAATCCGCACGGGTGGTCACCGAGATGGTGCCCGACGGGACGGTGACGGGGACCCTCGTGGGCGCGGCCGGACCGGATCTGCACTTCGCGGACGGGCTGGTGGTGGACACCCGGCTCCTCGCCGGCTGGGAGCTGGTCGCACCGCTGGAGGACGGCGGCGCGGAGGTGCCGACGACCGTGATCGCGCCGCCCTCCCCGGAGATCGGGCAGGAAGGGTTGTTCTGA
- a CDS encoding antibiotic biosynthesis monooxygenase, translating into MSIQPVPAFEPPYLMAVFTDVRTADDTDYPETGARMSELVGANPGLLGHESARTPGGLGITVAYFRDQESLTAWREDREHRAAMSRGREDWYESYTLHVATVERSHGFVRAEH; encoded by the coding sequence ATGAGCATCCAGCCCGTACCGGCGTTCGAACCGCCGTACCTGATGGCCGTCTTCACCGATGTCCGCACCGCCGACGACACCGACTACCCGGAGACGGGCGCCCGGATGAGCGAGCTCGTCGGAGCCAACCCCGGCCTCCTCGGCCACGAGTCCGCGCGCACCCCGGGCGGCCTCGGCATCACCGTCGCCTACTTCCGCGACCAGGAGTCGCTGACCGCCTGGCGCGAGGACCGGGAACACCGGGCGGCCATGAGCCGGGGCCGCGAGGACTGGTACGAGAGCTACACCCTGCACGTCGCGACCGTCGAACGGAGCCACGGATTTGTCCGCGCCGAGCACTGA
- a CDS encoding amidohydrolase family protein, with the protein MRVFRERLGLPGLVDVHTHFMPGRVLDKVWDYFDAVGPLTGVEWPITYRHEEEQRVALLRRFGVRAFTAMLYPHKPAMAAWLNAWSADFAARTPDCLHTATFFPEDGAAAYTARAVEAGARVFKAHLQVGGYDPNDDRLEAVWGLLAEAGIPVVIHCGSGPVPGKHTGPEPVARLLARHPRLPLVIAHMGMPEYADFLDLAERYGEVRLDTTMAFTDFSEQFSGFPAGDLGRLVDLGDRILLGTDFPNIPYPYEHQLAALERLGLGDDWLRAVCHDNGARLFRLP; encoded by the coding sequence GTGCGCGTCTTCCGGGAGCGGCTCGGGCTGCCCGGACTGGTCGACGTGCACACCCACTTCATGCCCGGGCGGGTCCTGGACAAGGTGTGGGACTACTTCGACGCGGTCGGACCGTTGACCGGCGTCGAGTGGCCGATCACCTACCGGCACGAGGAGGAGCAGCGGGTCGCGCTGCTCCGGCGATTCGGGGTACGGGCCTTCACCGCCATGCTCTACCCGCACAAGCCGGCGATGGCGGCCTGGCTGAACGCCTGGTCCGCCGATTTCGCCGCGCGGACCCCCGACTGCCTGCACACCGCGACCTTCTTCCCGGAGGACGGGGCGGCGGCGTACACCGCCCGGGCCGTCGAGGCCGGGGCGCGGGTCTTCAAGGCGCACCTCCAGGTCGGCGGGTACGACCCGAACGACGACCGGCTCGAAGCGGTCTGGGGGCTGCTGGCCGAGGCCGGGATCCCCGTCGTGATCCACTGCGGCTCGGGGCCCGTCCCCGGCAAGCACACCGGGCCCGAGCCCGTCGCCCGGCTGCTGGCCCGCCACCCCCGGCTGCCCCTGGTGATCGCGCACATGGGGATGCCCGAGTACGCCGACTTCCTCGACCTGGCCGAGCGGTACGGCGAGGTCCGGCTGGACACCACCATGGCCTTCACCGACTTCTCCGAGCAGTTCAGCGGCTTCCCGGCCGGGGACCTGGGCAGGCTGGTCGACCTCGGCGACCGGATCCTGCTGGGCACCGACTTCCCGAACATCCCCTACCCCTACGAGCACCAGCTCGCGGCCCTGGAGCGCCTCGGCCTAGGGGACGACTGGCTGCGCGCGGTCTGCCACGACAACGGCGCCCGGCTGTTCCGGCTGCCCTGA